The following proteins come from a genomic window of Microbacterium lemovicicum:
- a CDS encoding ATP-dependent DNA ligase: MGRFVYDGSTRVEIEDRTLMHLQIVVGNKLRRGEPFYFTWADDISTGGGRTTVWVHSGASLQFKFHGSRVPQINPKWVEALLMTANSASGLVMVREPANGTTASEQAEG, encoded by the coding sequence ATGGGCAGGTTCGTGTACGACGGATCCACGCGGGTCGAGATCGAAGACCGCACGCTCATGCACCTGCAGATCGTCGTCGGCAACAAGCTGCGTCGCGGCGAGCCGTTCTACTTCACGTGGGCCGACGACATCAGCACCGGGGGAGGCCGCACGACCGTCTGGGTGCACTCCGGCGCGTCGCTGCAGTTCAAGTTCCACGGCAGCCGGGTGCCGCAGATCAACCCGAAGTGGGTCGAGGCGCTACTCATGACCGCGAACTCCGCCTCGGGCCTCGTCATGGTGCGAGAACCCGCCAACGGCACGACCGCCTCCGAGCAGGCCGAGGGCTAG